The genome window CTGCGAACTTGTATTGTGGACATATGTACCTCACATATATTACCTTGGTTTTCCATGGCTGTTAACGAACTTGATGAGGAAACTGTCATGGGGGTATTCGAAACATTCCATTTTATACTGATTCAGCATCCTGATATCCAAGCAACAGAACTAGCAAAAGTCCTACTTTCATCCTCTTGGTTCTGTTTTTCATTTGGATGTCTCGGACTGTTTCCTGCTGAAAAGATGAAATGGAGAGTATATCTAATGCTCAGTTCACTTGTGGAAGTTCTTTTGGGAAATCAAGCCGGACAACCAATTAGAGATGCTGTTTTTTCTCTTCCATGTGATCCTATTGATTTGCTGTTTCTGCTTGGGCAGAAGAACTCCCATGATTTAGATTTGTCTTCTTGCCAAGATGCAGTTTTGTTGCTTTTGCATTTCAGTTGCCTGCATGATGACTGGTAAATGAGCTGCCAGGTTCTTTCATCTTATTCATGTTGCATTTTTAACATTTGTTCTTCACCTTTGTTTCTTACTGTTATTGATACCTTCCGCAGGCTTGCAGATGAGATATCGGTTTTAGCTTCTCTGGAGCAATATATTCTTGTTAACAGTGGAGATTTCCTCTCTGGGAGCATTGATTCCTTGACAATGATGCAAGTGTTGAATCTTTACGGCCTATGTAGGGGTCTTGCTAAGGCAAGCAATCAAGTCTCTCACAGCCTGGAAGCTGAGAGGATCTTGTTCCATATGCTGTGTCGAAGTGAATGGGATTTGCCTTCTGCAGTGATTCATCCAGTTGCAGTGAGATGGTTGTTCCAACAGGAGAAAATCAGCAAACCATTATCGTGCCAGCTTCTAAAATTCTGCAGAAGAGATTGCTCAGATGGAAACAAAATACTCATCCATAGGGACAATAGTCACACTATAGATGTAAGAGTAATTGCAGACTTGGTAGCTAGGAGAGATAACCATGCTGCAAAGCTTTTGATGTGTTTATTAGTAGAGCTTGCTGAGGAAGGAGCCCAAAATCAAGACATTATAGCAGTAGTAAATCTTATATTAACAGTCATTAACATCTTTCCAGCTGCCTCGGACCAACTATGCTTGCATGGAATAGGCAATGCAATATTAATGGTAGTTTATTACAATTCAAGTCATTCTTCTTCCTCAGAGTTACTTCTGGCCATCTTACTTCTGCTATTTAACATTCTAAGTACAGTGCACCATGAAACACTTTCTGATGGCGAATCTTGGCTTGCATTGTCTACAAGGGTACCGTGTCagttttcattttaatgtgtACTCACGGTTTCAGCAAATTAATGGGTCTTTTACTTTCTTTGTAGTTGATAGACTGCTTAATTCCTGCAGTTAGAAAGTATGGCTGGAATCATGAAGGTCTACTTTTAGTGGGAATTCTCTCCTTGATTTTGCATCATTCTTCTAGCCATGCACTCATTGAGGCTTCgaaaagtataatttttaatgcttCCTTGATCTCTACCATCAACAGCACAGTCCAGGTTGTCTCTTCAAAGGGACCTGCTCTAATAGAGCATGATGAGGGAACAAGCTCTGGcgaaaatctaatatttttgcTTTTGTTATACTACTTCACCTTAAGATGGTAAGCACCTTCTTATAACACTCTTCTATAAATCCATGCTGTGTAAACTAACTTCTTTATTTTCAGCTTCCATGCCGTTTTACCAGAGGTTCCAAAGTGGGAAACTTTCCTCAAATCACCAGATATGGCACAACCAGTTTCCATAATCAATATTCACTTCCATGATTTGTGCAGGATGATACATTTTGGGTCTCCAATGGTCAAGCTTGTTGCTTCATCTTGCCTGTTGGAGTTTCTTTCAGGAATATCATATCAGAAAAAAGGGAAACATGTGGAGTCACAGTGCTTCATGGGTTACATAATGTCCATAATGACTGTATTAGAAGGTCAGGTATTTAACGATGACATTCGGGTAGCAATGAACTGTTGCCTTTGCTTATCAATAATTTTAGGGTGGGAAAAAGAACTAGAAATGCAGGAATCAAGAGTTGTGAGAAGTAGCTGGTATAGACTAATTGTGGAGGAAATGGCTATGTCTTTGGCAGTTCCATGCTTAGCatcaaaatcattcatcaattaCCACAAACCTGCTGTTCATCTTACTGTCGCATTGCTAAAACTAGAGAAGATTCCCGGGTGGATCCGAACCGTGTTCGATGACGTTTCCATATCTTGTATAATCGAAAACCTTAAAGTCATGGATGTTACCCCTGAGATGGTGCTTTTATTTCGAGCTCTCCTAAACTCTGGATTCTTGAAGGCAGAGCATATAGCCAGTCTTAATCATGTATTCCAGGTAACATTAATTGTTTCTTTTGCCTATCACGAAGAAACAAAATATGTTGATTGATATTTTATCCATACTCAAGGGTGAATGTCGATTATATGACCATAACCGGTCCCTATATCTATGTTATTTTTCGTATTGTAGGCATGCAGAAAACGCATGTACAACAACAGTAAAGGACATGCGACAGATAAGCGTGATCAGAAGAGTGTGACCTGGTCAGATGATGTGGGAGAAATTTGTGAGTATCTCATTCACTTGATGGTATCTTCTTCAGACACAAATTCTGGCAACAAAAGATTGTTTCAAGAAATAGAAATGTTTTTCCGCAGTTTAACAGAAGAAGGTAATATAGCTCAACCTTAACCtagttaaaaatattcttttaatttttttttcgttttgattttcttgatcTCTTTTCTGAGGTACTAATAGCTAACATAGAATTAAGTGCTGAGCTTGAAAACTAAGCACTAAAATAGGTGACATACCAGAAGGaaacatatacatttatacATAGCATTATGTCTTGAATTATGGTGTGGGTAATGTAGGAAACTCAAATTCTACTTGTAGTTTCAAGTTACTACACAATTCAATAGAGAGGTAAGAAGCTAAATTTAgattataattttcttatttgtttacAAAAGTCAATTCTTCATAACTGAAAATATTGGAAttcataaaatagaaaaataatgagttaagtattacaaattttatatagttttcttttaaattgtcCTTAAATAAACTTtgttaattacaaataaatagtGACAACTCAAATCTAACAATCTTGACATAAAGAacttatttaacaataaaatttaatatgctgattgagtcttaatttgatTAGCATGAATATAGTAGCCAATGCAGGAGGACATGGATGTATTATCCTCTTTTAATATGTCTCAAATCCTAATAATCTCttaaaaagaacagatatgattAGAACCTGATCTTATCAATATGtgaaatgttaaattataaGATAATCCTTCAGTTTGTGTGAATTTAGTTTATCTACTTTTACTTGCTCAATATTAATCTTTCAACTTTTCTAGTTGGTATTTTCAGTCCTTTGGTTAACTTCATTAACtttgtttaaaaaaagagatataattacaaatttagcTCCTCAACCTTTACAAGTCAAGGATACAATTCTCTCACGGCAAATGTTCAACATTCAGTGCACCCTCTCACCACCGTCGAGCGGCAACTCAACACCAATCCAATTACCCCTACTACACAGATGTCAACAACCCCCATACCAAGCACGATTCCTCCTGTGATCACTATACCAAACATGAATAGTTTACGACCTGCCTTTCCTCAATCGTCTACTGTTAATATCATACCTTCGGCTTCTAATCGGCTTAAACCACATGCTTAATGTTCGATCCAATTCCAGTACCTCATGATACATTCCGAGCCCATCAACAAGCATTGGATAAAACACTATGACAGATTGAACAATTGATTCTACTTTAAAAGGGAAAGAATATTATATGGACACAGATCAACTTACTCTACACGACTTAAGTTACAAAGAGGACAAACAAGCAGAGCAGAAAGCAGAAAATAAAACTCATCTATTTAGACCCCACTCAAGTTGATTCGGCCATGAACATTAATGCTCACCTCACTGCCAAATGAAGGAATCAGCTGGTAGCCTTTTCTGTAATAACACCAATGTGTTCCTATGGACCACTACGGACTTTGTAGCAGAGTGAAACTTCGCAAAAAACACTTGCAGGATTCACGGACCACTATGGATCAAGAAACTAATGCTATAGCTGAATTTGTAAACACTGAACAATTGTTAACTTTATGCACAGACCGTATGATCTGTGAAAAAAGGATCAAGAGCATAAATAATCCTGACTGACCCCATAGGGCATGGATATCACTACTGCCTCTCATTAGCCTTTTCTGCAACCAATGACGCAGTGGATTATGGAGCTTTGCTGGCCGGACTTGTCTTGGCTCATTCCCTCGATGTACAGTATTTGCAAGTTTTTGTCGATTCCCAACTGGTATTTAAACAACTCAAAAAGAGAATACGAGGTGAAAGGCAACACATTGATGGCTTATCACAAGGCCCTGCAAGAACGAATGCAAGATATACAGTAAATCACCATCACACAAATACCACATGCTAAGAACTAGCAGGTAGACACGCTTTCCAAAATGGCTTACACCTTGGAGGTTGGACATTGGGGGAAATTGATTACGAGCTATCATGAGACATAAATTACATCAAAACCCCTGGCTCATGGATGACACCGATCATCAATTGTCTAACAGGGAAATATGTAGAAACACTGAGctaatctttcaattttgtctttttttgtcTTTAGTTGAATAACGGTagcaatttttaaaattgacataatagtaatttaatcttaaatatttatattttttttatcaatttagtcttgattctaaaaatttaactcttaacatttacacatgcaattcaatctttttctagttttgttgtttttttaatgtgttttttattaattggtATTAGTTTATATGTTAATAGGTAACACAATTGAAATGTGATGGTTTCATATTCGATGTCTGCCTCAATCATGTCATGAGCGACGCCACCGGCCTAAAGCAATTCATGTCCGCTGTTGGCGAAATGGCACGTGGTGCAGACATCCCCTCTATCCCTCCTGTATGGGAAAGGCATCTTTTAAATGCTCGAGACCCACCACGAGTCACATTCACCCACCCTTAATATGACGAAGTGAAAGTTGCTACCACCACCACCAACGCCTCTGATAATACTCTAAAATGACAtacttttatgtgttaattgcatatatattttgagtacGATCCTACTAATTTAggttgtttatggttttttttatcttgtagggactaaattgacgacaaaagaaaatttgggggcaaaaagcgtgaatttaaaaacaaaatgggTGCATAAGAAATAGGAATGAAATTGCGCCGAAAATACAAAGTGTAGAAGACTTAGGTCAAAAtttcaaagaagagatttatgaacataaaactttatttaaatttgaattttacttttaggattattgttaggattattatgatattgtttagatttaatttaaaattatatcttttaaacaTTATCATCTAGAGTTTAAATAGGaataaattaggtttttttgtaCTATAGGGGATGGAGTGATATAAATATTCACTCATCACTTCTATAAAAACCTCCTTACTCCTTCCCCCTACAACTCTTAGCCTTTTGTCATGAGTCATTAAACTCATCTAGTCAAGATTATCAAAACTCCTCCAAAAGAGTTCTTGAGGCTTAGAACTCGCACTTAGCCCTTCTCAatgagtattcatcatttcttcGCATTACAGGATTGACGCTTCTGTCCATATCCTTccaaaagtaatatttttaacttgTGCAAAAAACGGCCACTTTGTATGTTTTAGGAAAGTTGCACAGTTGGTTTGCTAACTTACAACGCCAGAGGTTGTCAAGCCCAAGAGACGAAATGGCGTGGCATTCACCATTGAGAAGCAATGATCTAGTATAAGACGGTCCCACAAAATTGacggttggctagagtcaggtttcTCTAGATTATATGGCTATAACCTAAGTGGAgttggtggtcgtaggcgtcctcttccactataactggcttataaTTCGGTCATGAGAAGGATCACCTAAAGcctattgtcgaaaccattttttgaaaacaaaaatttagttgccgactttaaaaataaaactggagtcgccaccgatctgtgatttaggtgtgatcggcccaccttaaaaaacaaatttggtctacgaaatttgagaaaatgggttcgggagtcagttacgcacgaggaagggttagcaccctcgtaacgcccaaaatcggtaccgaatttgattatttaatgttgaaatCTGAAACGGATAATCAAATGTTCAAGTTAGATAAAGAAATCgagacccaatacattagggtacaatttctcaaaactcccgaactttgaatatcgctttttaattttttaaagaaaatcttcatttcgaggaAGCTATATGTTATATGTCAtgcccaatgcgttaggacataacatattgaattcccgaaaataatttttgcttataaattttaaataacgaatattctcggttatttggaattaacaaagaaaatcggaacccaatacgttagggctcaattttcctcaaaaatccctaactttgaatatcgttttttattttgagaacctttgaatcataaaaaaaatgattttaatgttctgacaaaatcaaaatgtatttaaaaaaatgtgttaaaaaacaatgcaatatgaaacaaatattttaatttaaattatacatgtatacgatatatatatatatatataggtgaattttgaaaatgtgtgtatggatataaaatataaaagatgcaTACGTACTATAAAATgttgatgcatatatatatgaatacaaaatcatgaaaataaaacaataataaaatatattaaaatatattcatgcatttacacaaaatatataagcataatatattggtaaataaaagaaaacagaaaatatatttataagttttgaatagagtataaatatatatgtacatattataaagaatgtataaacatatatatagattataaaatatggacaatgtataaatattataaaatataaatgtatatacatacatataaaaactatgaaaataaaataataatataataataaaatatgtatatgtatttaaaacatttaaaatatatacatatatattttataaaacacatatgCGTGTATATCtataggtataataataataataataataataataataataataataataataattaataaaatgacagattaaggattaaaaacaaaataaatgaaaattcaagGGGCAAatctaaacaaaacaaaacaccaATGGATCAAATAGAACACGTAGTTAACAAgagaggaccaaaagggaaattaatcccttCCTCTAAAAACTGCGCAGCAACacagactaaattgaaacaattataaaacatggggcgaaatttagaagaaataaataatttaatttaaaagcattGTAAAAGAAAAGGGACCAATTGCGCAAATGGCCCATTTTGAAGAAATGCTcggatcctccccgggtcggATCGGGTCGCACACAGGCATGGTtaatacggcgccgttttggtcGCTGGAATCAAAGGctcaaaacggcgccattttgatCCCttataaaaccttttttttttgttaaaattttcattttctgcTACTCTTCAAAAGCAAATCAACCCTAGcctcctctgctagggtttcaaaTCTTTTAGGCCGCCGCCGTCAGTCCTTCCACCACGGCTCCACCGCGATCGGTGGCCGGATACTCATCGAGTTAGGTTTTTTTGAACCCCGTTGGAGCAGATCTGAGTGCCAAGGtaagctttctttcttctcttcctctttatttctgttttgcacacccaaaaaaaaaaacgaaaacaataacagagaaaacaaataaaaaatgaagaaaatcaccttgaaaatcagctttttcttttctttctattcttCAATCCAAAATTTTGGTCCCTTTTACACTTTTTAGTCTTTCCTCAAACAGTTTACCATCGACCCCCATACCGAAAACTCATAATCATAAATACAAATCCTCTCCTGCTTGTTATCCTGTGGTTCGTTGTAGGTGCATACCGGAAGGAAGACGTGCATATCGTGCGTAGAGGCGATAACCGCTAGCACACACGCACGAAGTAGCCCGATGTCTGCGGCGCTGCTGATGCAAGggaggctagggttttttcACATGTGCTGTTAAGGGCTACATTATAGTTGGGCTAGGGTTTGGGCCTGGTGTATTGGGCCAAGGGTATTTGGGCTAATGTAATTGGGTCTCGTAAATTCGGTTTTTAAATGGACTGgacacttttatttatttgggcccgggctaaaattgggtattacagctatGATTGAACCAAAGAAGGATTGAGATAACCGGAGGCTAGAATCcctcaaataaaaaaaccccTTCCCTCAACTTTGTCTCTATTTACAAttgcaattttaatttagtcaatttcaacttgtcaatatttttaattttggtttttttttatttttttccatgtcAGACgtttttcttgggcacgacagtGCCCAGGATTTTGGGGAACAAAAAGTTGTAGCGATCTAGTTcttgaggatttgaccctaatTTCCTTATACTATTCTTTTCGTTATTTCTTAGGGATAGATTATTTTTTGTGCTTTCAACGACACACCAGCCTCGCCATCGAACAACATAGTTGAacattcctttttctttagcCCTGTTGAAGTTTCATTTCTTCGTAGGCTCCTCCCTCTCCACCTTCGAATTGCACCAAGTTCGAACTCTTAACAGCTTGCATATGGCACTATCAAACCATTACTTTAAATCTTGACCCTACCAAAGAGGTACATTCTAAACTTTATCCTCCATTGCCATCGTGATATTATGGGAATGCTTGTGTCTCCCCAGCAGCAATAACAACAGTTAAAAATCTTTGTCACAATCCATTAGGCTATATAGTGGAATTAATAAAGCAAGCAAAGGCAAGTATGACAGAGAAATATCTGAAATCATTGGCAGCTTTAATTGTGATTAGGGGTAAACGACTCTATTTTTCGGATGATGTCGAGTCGTATGTGATAACCGATAACAAACATCAAATTAGAAGATGTCGATTTTGAATGGGGTAAGGTAGTGTTTGAAGGGCTAACAAAAGCCATTGGAATGATCAACTTTTTTCATACCAACTAAGACTAAGAAAGGAGAAGTTGGAACTTTGGTACCAATTTGTTTACTAGCTCCAGCCATTGAAAGGTTTTGATATGGGTCTTAAGGCACAATTTCTGACCCATAAATGTGATGGGTTCACACAACCTCAAGGCCCAACAACAATGTCAAAGGCTAAGCAAATCAAATTAGGACTCGATCAAAGACAAGATttgaggacgaatctttttgaggaaagggagaatgatacatgcacgaatggggtgaaatttattagattCCAATCATCAAAACTGCCAATTTTTAGGCTTGAGAAATCACCAGAATTGCGATGACTTTTTGGATGGAATCCTGGCATGTTTGGGTTGAGATGTCTCATGGCGtttgaagatctatctcttacCTTCGAAACTcattttgaatcactcgattttgagttcggGAGCTCAAGTAATAACCTTTTTATTGAAGACTGCACGAGCAGAATTTCTAAACGGGATTATGACGGAAATTACGAattttgggcttttaattcgagtttaaatcatattaggttcgggttttagacttaatttttattatatatgagcccaatattatatttgtcaaatcttattattttattattattttattccaaattttttataattattaagcattttaagttatttaagagttttatgttaacaagaaaatttagtttaaactacttcttgtttagattaaattagagttctagtatacttaagagttttatttagatttatttagctagcctatatataggcctttgcattgtacacaactcagacaattcattattattttatttctcttttgagttaataaattctctctgggtttttcttttcaagaatttctttcgagtttcttttagaagagttttaacaatctttttaaattgtgaggatcatcttcaaattttttcttgccaaggtttctatcctggaggggaaattagagccgcttgaagggggttgtggatcctttgtgtttccaaggcttcttaggacttctacacgccacgttctatctttccatttatcttctttattaGCTTCCTTAAtctatgatttattattttattttagttatttattttaattgttttatctgacttgaatttaatttcattttaggttttgtcaaaatccaagtttctttccgaacgtctagagccctaagtcaaatccgcgactttgacaaactttacgatccgCTTCCTCGTTCATCCTTCTCATCCTTTATCAGGTTTGGCAATGAATTGGACAACATGTTTAAACACTAACAAATTGAGGGTAAGATGAATAATTCTATGTAATAGTGTAAGGATGAGTACTGAGAGTAGTAAGGTTGAGGAAAAATTAATCGAAAATCAATTAGAATTATAGTGTTAAATTCTTTTTTGGtccaatttttattgaatttggtTTTTTGTTAAACCACAATTATTCAAACATAATGGAATCGTGTTATTTTCCCTTTCTCCAGCAagacaataaaattatattatgacaaattattagaaacttttaaaaataaatgtagtgatttaatattatttctatactCAAATGGGAATCCTTTTAGGTAGcgtttttttaaggttttaagaCGTTTAGTTTACATTAATCTTATTAGTTTCAATGTTTTGAATGTGTCTTAGAGAGGAAATAAGTTGCTAAAAAGTTCCAAAGctaaagaaaaattgaaggtGGTTGAGGATTGATCAGAGTTGAAGTCATTATAGTTTCGGTCAGGCCCGACTGGAATTGTTTGCGAATGTAGTCGTTCAAGGCCCAAAGTTGAAAGGAGcctaaaattctttttttccaGTTTTTAATATAGGGAAAATTTTTTcagattgaaattaaataattaaatgccTAGGGTTTCAAATTTTCTCCTAggtccaaaaaaaaatttcagcttttattgtattatattttataatttttttaaaatgcccAATTTAATGTTTCGCTCAGGGCCCAAAAATGTCAAGAATGGGCCTGGTTCGGGTTATCAATTTGTGTTctctaaattctaaaatatccTATAATGTTTGCTAAATTGCTTGCTTGTGTGTTTAGGTTGATATTGATTGTTAACTAGTGATGGTAATGTTAATATCATGTGTTTAAAGTGTGAAGTATTAGTCTAAATTGATATAGGATATAATTTGTAATACAATTGTCTTTATAAACGTTGTGAGAAAGTTGTTCAGGTACAATTGGTGTACCATATAAGGGTTGCTTGGTGGGGACAGAAGTACAGAAAGATTGTGCCTTGTGCATTACATAGTTTGATTGATTAAGTCATCTTATGCATATCCATTCTAACTTGAGGACATAGATGATCGGTACAAAGTACAAACCTTGCAACCCCAAACCTTTCCTTCTACTTGGCCCAAAATTTAGAAGACAAGTTTGGATTTGAACAGTTGTTTAAGAGGTTAACTCATTGTTGCATATGTCAAAACCAACCTGTCTCTAGCTTCCTTCTCCAATTGGTGGGTTGATGGGCAAATTTGGCTAACACTGTTAAGGAATCTAAGTTACTTTATCTCATCccactaaaaatatataaaacgaTGTTCtatattgtttttgttaatagtttatttatattctggaatagtttattgttttttaacttatttttcgTAGAGTTGGATATATTTAGAGTAGTGATTAAAATTCTTGTCGATATCGATGTGATTTAAACTCTGTAATCTCCTTCTCAATCCTCTAATATTGTATTGATATTAAAAAAAGTCTTTGGTAGATGAACTCATTCAAACAAAGTATCAAACCTAATTGAAGTAACATTTGTAAAAAACTTGTCCACTCAAGCAAAGTATCAATGTAGTCTAAAGAAACTCACTAAAAGAAATATACGAAGATAGATTTGGAgtctttcttttcaaatattcGCTTTACTTTGACTATCATGGAATTAccagaaaaattgaaaatatatttaaaaatggtttcacACATACTTTTCTTTTGTGAAACTCATAATTAGAGGTTTAAATTTGTGACATGTAATTTCTTGATACACAACAATACCAAAAGATTGGATATCA of Gossypium raimondii isolate GPD5lz chromosome 3, ASM2569854v1, whole genome shotgun sequence contains these proteins:
- the LOC105796442 gene encoding protein PUTATIVE RECOMBINATION INITIATION DEFECT 1 — protein: MMFEDPQEPDISFAADHFPDQEPDVIQCSQGHRTTLSLRTQQGGSICLLCLSNLISNPRAPTLHVSYVLSQLSDALSQPLFLTSLLSFHPHFLISPLLHALSSFDNDPIAQQLIDIISALCASANDSVTADFIAQVAEKLSSGALGWSRRQLYMLHCLGILLNCQINDPCMHIRDKEALVSNLVAGLQLPSDEIRGEILFVLYKLSIQGYASRDGLGANVLQAFCPSLLRLSMEALLKTQRDDVRLNGVAFLMLLAQIGLFGNGHGNEINSLSSDEADHLMQTLEDGLDEFPLTVLFAEAIKGPLLSSDSQVQISTLDLIFHYLTRGDASPKQIQILIEENIVDYVFEILRLSECKDPLVYSCVRVLNLFPCTEQSFRQRLIIGFQTLIPVLRYVAEVPFHPAQTFTLMLIQNCVSDCPGIASTSNIEELALILLRMLERHRDGEIGMIPETFLLVCSIFVAVLKFPSSQGASNLPALLQESLKHAVLACLTISEKDPGQLLHCLYLLKEAYSYSHEACSANTSTNLELRTCIVDICTSHILPWFSMAVNELDEETVMGVFETFHFILIQHPDIQATELAKVLLSSSWFCFSFGCLGLFPAEKMKWRVYLMLSSLVEVLLGNQAGQPIRDAVFSLPCDPIDLLFLLGQKNSHDLDLSSCQDAVLLLLHFSCLHDDWLADEISVLASLEQYILVNSGDFLSGSIDSLTMMQVLNLYGLCRGLAKASNQVSHSLEAERILFHMLCRSEWDLPSAVIHPVAVRWLFQQEKISKPLSCQLLKFCRRDCSDGNKILIHRDNSHTIDVRVIADLVARRDNHAAKLLMCLLVELAEEGAQNQDIIAVVNLILTVINIFPAASDQLCLHGIGNAILMVVYYNSSHSSSSELLLAILLLLFNILSTVHHETLSDGESWLALSTRLIDCLIPAVRKYGWNHEGLLLVGILSLILHHSSSHALIEASKSIIFNASLISTINSTVQVVSSKGPALIEHDEGTSSGENLIFLLLLYYFTLRCFHAVLPEVPKWETFLKSPDMAQPVSIINIHFHDLCRMIHFGSPMVKLVASSCLLEFLSGISYQKKGKHVESQCFMGYIMSIMTVLEGQVFNDDIRVAMNCCLCLSIILGWEKELEMQESRVVRSSWYRLIVEEMAMSLAVPCLASKSFINYHKPAVHLTVALLKLEKIPGWIRTVFDDVSISCIIENLKVMDVTPEMVLLFRALLNSGFLKAEHIASLNHVFQACRKRMYNNSKGHATDKRDQKSVTWSDDVGEICEYLIHLMVSSSDTNSGNKRLFQEIEMFFRSLTEEVHPLTTVERQLNTNPITPTTQMSTTPIPSTIPPVITIPNMNSLRPAFPQSSTVNIIPSASNRLKPHA